The genome window AGCAGTATAGCAGGACGTTCTGTGCAAATGAACCTAGGTGCAGAAACCTCTACAGGCGACATTTTGTGCTTCCTCCACGCTGATACTCTAGTTCCCGACGACATCGTAACAGTCATCCAAAACACATTATCCGATTCCGAAATTGTCGGCGGCGGATTTATCTCGCTGATGGCTGGTTCCCAGCACACAAGATGGGGTTTTTCGCTGCACAATTACCTCAAAACTTACTACGCCCCGCTGTTATTTAAACCTCATTTGTTTGTCAAAGGATTGCGCCTGCTGTTTGGCGATCAAGTTATTTTTTGCCGCCACAGCGATTTTTGGGAATGTGCAGGTTTCGATGCCACCCTGCCAATTATGGAGGATGCGGATTTGTGTTTGAAGTTAGTACAACTTGGTAAAATTAAGTTAGTTAATCGGGTAGTGGAAAGTAGCGATCGGCGAGTGGCGCGTTGGGGCGAATTTAAAGCAATTTGGATTTATATTGCGATCGGTTTTTTGTGGGGCTTTGGCGTTCCCGCGAGCTACCTCAAGCAGTTTTATGAAGACATTCGTTGAA of Microcoleus sp. bin38.metabat.b11b12b14.051 contains these proteins:
- a CDS encoding TIGR04283 family arsenosugar biosynthesis glycosyltransferase, whose protein sequence is MARVSIIIPTLNEATCLERTLSQLSILNPPAWEILVVDGGSQDETVAIALSATTRVIFSSIAGRSVQMNLGAETSTGDILCFLHADTLVPDDIVTVIQNTLSDSEIVGGGFISLMAGSQHTRWGFSLHNYLKTYYAPLLFKPHLFVKGLRLLFGDQVIFCRHSDFWECAGFDATLPIMEDADLCLKLVQLGKIKLVNRVVESSDRRVARWGEFKAIWIYIAIGFLWGFGVPASYLKQFYEDIR